AAACATGAACAGGGACTTGACCAATAGCATTTGTTTGATCATATTGCACGTTTTCTCATGTTTTCTGCTGTAGTGCTGGTGTTGCAAAGGAATGTATAGTTGTAAACTCAGAGTCTGTCGCTGATCTCGTATTGCCTGTGTTCTATTGATTATTCTTGTGTTTTATTGTCAATTTTGTATGATGATGTACGTGCCTTtgtaaaaagtttttttttttttttttttttgttttctcgtCAGTATTCTTTTCCTCCAAGTAGCAGCAGATCTATGTTGGGTTCTAGTGTCGCAGAAAGCAAGGGCAAGAAGTTTCTCCGGGGTGAGAATAAATCTCCAGTTTTACTACAGCCATAGATCATTGAATTGACTTCTCTTAGATGAGACCGCCTAACAAAGGTGTGTGTGTGTTGTGGCGAGCAAGGGTTTCTGGCTACACTTCTAATCAAAGGCAACCAGAAGCTGGCGGAAATGAACCGCtattttctttgaaaatgttATTGAGCAAAACATTTCcctgaaaaaaggaaaatacacACTCCTTTACACCACACAAACGAAAACGAAACGGTAAGTCAAGCTAATTCGGTTTATTTTCTGAGAAAACCGAAGCGTCTTCTTCCAACGGTatcaaatatttttcatttcgAACTGGCAAatggatggaaaaatgaaataggaAGATACCATAGAGTTGGCTAATCGGGATTCCTACAAAAACTCGTAAATAGTCTGTCATCAACGTTCTGTTTTTGGTTTGTTAGGGTTCATGCTAATTTCATATTGACGGTTATATCATTGGTAATAATAACATCCAAtgtaatgatgatgatgatgatgatacaAATTTCTCCTGGTTTATTATTGTATTGACGAAACTGGATAACTGGTATAATGTATTGCACAATCATTTCTTTCTTATTCTTCACAGGCCGCCTTTCCTTCCACGACATGATCAGCTCAAGAGTTAACGTGTCCAAGAATGCCGCAGAGGATATGTCTTGGCTGTTGGCTGAGACACGAAACAACCTCACGAAGTCATTGATTATATGCAGAAAGCGAAGAGATGGGTTCCGGCGGTAAAGGCTGGAGCTCTGTACCCATGCCCCACATACATGCATCCATTGCTTACTGACATGCCACCATAGACGGAGGCTCCAGTCTCATAGGACCATAATATCTTCCCAGTTCCAGCGTTGATGGCATACACGGGTCCCGTTGAATGTGTTGAGCCCCCAAAAAGGACACCGTTGGCTATAGTGACGGGATTAACCGTGGCATTCTTCGGATCAGCGGTCGACCACAATATTTTACCGGTTGGAGCGTCCATCGCCACCCAGCCTCCACCATTTGTGACTTTCTTTGATGGCAGAAGAGTAAAGTTCATTCGGTTGCTGTTGGCAATGTTTGTGTATATCTTCTTTGTATCTGTTGCCGCACCCCAAGTACCTCCCCCGGCAATACCTCCGGGACCAGCTTCCTGCATCATCCATTggcaaattaattaattaattaattgaaacTGGCATTCTTACCAAAATCAACACTAATATATTCAGATAATATCCAAATGGAATGACGACGACGTATACAGCAGCGAGATGAACCTACGGTAAACCAAATAATGTTCCCATCATCGCGATCCAAAGCCCACGCAAATCCACTTTTCTGGACGGCCACGACAATGTCTCGTTTAGTAGCATTAAGTTCGATGCTTAGCATCATTGGTTCCTccccaaaatcagcatccgggTTTGGCCCACTTGGGCAATTAGGGGTTGACAAATTATTACAAGCAAAGAACCAGACATCGTAGCCTCCGAGCTGCCTGTACCACCTAATTTTCCCATTGTCCATGTCCAGTGCCATCATGGAATCCGAATGGTTATCGGGCTCAATACACTCCTCTGGATTTGTTGGTGTAGTCTGATTGTTTAGTCTTTCTTGACAGTCTTGGATGCGTTGAGGAGCCGAGTACAGATTTCCAGTGGCAATGTATACGTGATTTCTTGAAGCATCGATTGGTGCGCTGCTCCCCCATATGGCTCCTCCTGCGTAATCTCCCCGTTGCCCATGGTTGTCCGGCAAGGTGAAAGTCTTCCACAAGATCCTGCCGGTTCGAGCGTCTAACTTGACGAAGCTACCGCGAAATGTGCAGCATTCCTCAATCGTAGCGTTTTCTTCTAATGAAGACACTCCTACGT
The genomic region above belongs to Coffea arabica cultivar ET-39 chromosome 7c, Coffea Arabica ET-39 HiFi, whole genome shotgun sequence and contains:
- the LOC140010334 gene encoding uncharacterized protein, which gives rise to MAPAARHQYQAPQFFAILAFFLLCILIQIIGTAASAAGPYVRFGSPRGDWLNHGGDIYNRRYASGETKISPATASRLGLKWKFNAGGLVTGTPAVYDGVVYFTSWNGYVYAVKACDGSLVWKQNLKRLTGISGGQLLGFNATIARSTPTVVAGDLDMLILGITGPAYVIAIKRSSGRLIWSTQLDTHPYAIITMSGTYYHGGFYVGVSSLEENATIEECCTFRGSFVKLDARTGRILWKTFTLPDNHGQRGDYAGGAIWGSSAPIDASRNHVYIATGNLYSAPQRIQDCQERLNNQTTPTNPEECIEPDNHSDSMMALDMDNGKIRWYRQLGGYDVWFFACNNLSTPNCPSGPNPDADFGEEPMMLSIELNATKRDIVVAVQKSGFAWALDRDDGNIIWFTEAGPGGIAGGGTWGAATDTKKIYTNIANSNRMNFTLLPSKKVTNGGGWVAMDAPTGKILWSTADPKNATVNPVTIANGVLFGGSTHSTGPVYAINAGTGKILWSYETGASVYGGMSVSNGCMYVGHGYRAPAFTAGTHLFAFCI